One Schistocerca nitens isolate TAMUIC-IGC-003100 chromosome 1, iqSchNite1.1, whole genome shotgun sequence DNA segment encodes these proteins:
- the LOC126262913 gene encoding uncharacterized protein LOC126262913, giving the protein MAGSVACYVCDREYSARKHLNAHLRNVHKIQPGEEGTIKCSKSDCSFKCNFLAKLRLHVEQEHMVEMVKEISEFQTKDDFMKWKSEEERKTKSSFVSSYGTKRLKDGTAKTTFVCHRSGTFSSKSGGKRLCKSQGTCKMGNHCVAAIELHEEESGICSVIYYRTHFGHDQNIAFLHLSGSDREAIAGKIAEGVTFQRILDDVRDSVHSSGVERLHLLTRHDLHNIKRDFAIGDDQQHNIDEVSVGMWLEKMKDCVLLYKKEGEAREDFDRTDSVIVLMTDYQKQLLQRFGQNIVCVDSTHCTNVYKLLVTTLLVVDDFGSGMPVAFCVSNRETTSIMTHFFSAVKERAGIIKTSVFMSDDTNTFRSAWSRVMGPAENNLLCAWHIDRSWRNNLKKVHGNEEKKALVYKALRTLLEEVDIDNFNELLESFVGQLQADEGTRDFGVYFSSNYLFRPQQWAYCHRRNLGINTNMHLEAMHRVLKYCYLEGKTNNRLDRLLVVLMKLVRDKLCARMVKLYKGGHSYRINLIEARHKASCSIKENDITVNTDGTKFHVKSQTHCGVTHTVILNNIECKLECKLKCSKCNICIHAFSCSCADSLIHLNICKHIHAVSMTYALHSSATFTPSEATVTEEASAILCSLQTNTDDHENTSLARELVSTYQILINRVSSGKVSTEILKSLQKDAAHSLSLFQSDCREASRPPSNEKVKVQRRHGKCNKQPKGNLKKPTLAEKENIVSALRQPESEILNVHVDSDHNYCRY; this is encoded by the exons ATGGCTGGTTCTGTTGCTTGTTATGTATGTGATAGAGAATATTCAGCAAGGAAGCATTTGAATGCTCATTTGAGAAATGTGCATAAAATTCAGCCAGGTGAAGAAGGTACGATAAAGTGCTCAAAAAGTGACTGTAGCTTTAAATGCAATTTCTTGGCTAAGTTGCGCCTACATGTGGAGCAGGAGCACATGGTTGAGAtggtaaaagaaattagtgaattTCAAACGAAGGACG ACTTTATGAAGTGGAAGTCTGAGGAGGAGAGAAAAACAAAAAGTAGTTTTGTCTCTAGTTATGGCACTAAGCGTTTAAAGGATGGCACTGCAAAAACCACCTTTGTATGCCACAGAAGTGGCACATTTTCTTCGAAGTCAGGTGGCAAAAGGTTGTGTAAGTCCCAGGGCACTTGCAAGATGGGAAACCATTGCGTTGCTGCCATAGAGCTTCACGAAGAAGAAAGTGGAATCTGTAGTGTCATTTACTACAGAACACATTTCGGCCACGACCAGAACATTGCTTTTCTGCATCTCAGTGGTTCTGATAGAGAAGCCATCGCTG GTAAAATTGCTGAGGGGGTCACTTTCCAGAGAATTCTGGATGATGTGCGGGACTCAGTTCATTCCAGCGGAGTGGAGAGGCTGCATCTCCTGACTCGACATGACCTTCATAACATTAAGAGAGACTTCGCCATTGGTGATGATCAACAGCATAACATTGATGAAGTCAGTGTTGGTATGTGGTTGGAGAAAATGAAAGACTGTGTTCTCCTCTATAAGAAAGAAGGCGAGGCCAGGGAAGATTTTGATAGGACTGACTCGGTGATAGTGTTAATGACTGACTACCAGAAGCAGTTATTACAGAGATTTGGACAAAATATTGTATGTGTAGACTCCACACAttgtacaaatgtttacaaactgtTGGTGACCACATTGTTAGTGGTAGACGATTTTGGTTCAGGTATGCCTGTAGCATTCTGTGTTTCAAATCGGGAGACTACTTCCATAATGACTCATTTCTTTAGTGCTGTGAAAGAGAGAGCTGGCATTATAAAAACGTCTGTATTCATGTCCGACGACACTAATACTTTCCGTAGTGCATGGTCACGAGTCATGGGACCTGCAGAAAATAATCTACTGTGTGCTTGGCACATAGACCGCAGCTGGCGGAATAATTTGAAGAAAGTCCATGGCAATGAAGAAAAGAAAGCGCTTGTGTACAAAGCTCTTCGTACATTGCTTGAAGAAGTGGACATAGACAATTTTAATGAGCTGCTGGAATCGTTCGTCGGGCAGCTTCAAGCAGATGAAGGTACAAGAGACTTTGGTGTATATTTCTCGTCAAATTACTTATTCCGGCCTCAGCAGTGGGCATACTGTCACCGTCGCAATCTGGGTATAAATACAAATATGCACCTTGAAGCAATGCATAgagttttaaaatattgttatttagAGGGAAAAACAAACAATAGACTTGACAGACTACTTGTTGTGTTGATGAAATTGGTGCGTGACAAACTGTGTGCTCGAATGGTTAAATTGTATAAGGGTGGCCATTCATATAGAATAAATCTTATTGAGGCTCGTCATAAAGCTTCATGTAGTATTAAGGAGAACGACATTACAGTCAATACTGATGGTACAAAGTTTCATGTGAAATCCCAAACACATTGTGGTGTAACACATACTGTGATTTTAAATAACATTGAATGTAAATTGGAGTGCAAGTTGAAGTGCTccaaatgtaatatatgtatacatgCTTTCAGTTGTTCTTGTGCGGACAGTTTAATTCATTTGAACATATGCAAGCACATTCATGCAGTGTCAATGACGTATGCATTACATTCAAGTGCCACATTTACACCAAGTGAAGCAACGGTGACAGAAGAGGCTTCTGCCATTTTGTGTTCACTGCAAACAAATACTGATGATCACGAGAACACATCTCTGGCCCGAGAACTAGTGTCCACATATCAAATTTTGATTAACCGTGTCAGTTCAGGTAAAGTGTCCACAGAAATCCTGAAGTCACTACAGAAGGATGCAGCTCATTCGCTGTCACTTTTTCAATCAGACTGCAGGGAAGCTTCACGACCCCCCAGCAACGAGAAGGTAAAAGTGCAACGAAGACATGGTAAATGTAACAAACAGCCAAAGGGCAATTTGAAGAAACCAACTCttgctgaaaaagaaaatattgtttcagcACTGAGGCAGCCTGAaagtgaaatattaaatgttcacgTAGATTCTGACCATAATTACTGTCGGTACTAA